A stretch of the Xiphias gladius isolate SHS-SW01 ecotype Sanya breed wild chromosome 21, ASM1685928v1, whole genome shotgun sequence genome encodes the following:
- the LOC120807576 gene encoding bladder cancer-associated protein, with translation MYCLQWLLPVLLIPKPLNPALWFNHSMFMGFYLLSFLLERKPCTICALVFLAALFLICYSCWGNCFLYHCQDAALPDAAHDPAIVGT, from the coding sequence ATGTATTGCCTACAGTGGCTCCTCCCCGTGCTGCTCATCCCCAAACCGCTGAACCCAGCGCTGTGGTTCAATCATTCCATGTTCATGGGCTTCTACCTGCTCAGCTTCCTGCTGGAGAGGAAGCCCTGCACCATCTGTGCCTTGGTCTTCCTGGCTGCCCTTTTCCTCATCTGCTATAGTTGTTGGGGCAACTGCTTCCTGTACCACTGCCAGGACGCTGCACTGCCGGACGCTGCCCACGACCCAGCGATTGTTGGGACCTAG